In the genome of Coraliomargarita algicola, one region contains:
- a CDS encoding DUF2271 domain-containing protein, with protein sequence MKTKTQSALKAALLSTGCLQSTAALQLETTIEIPRLSVAEYHRPYVAVWIEDSDRKAVENLSVLYDVKMSNDEGETWLKDLRQWWRKSGRSQDMPIDGVSGPTRPPGIHRIVYRQGESGFFNLPAGNYAFVVEASREVGGREMIRIPFEWDGQNLPELSAQGSRELGTVTFKLQTNPES encoded by the coding sequence ATGAAAACCAAAACACAGAGCGCGCTCAAAGCGGCGCTACTTTCCACGGGTTGTTTGCAATCGACGGCAGCCCTGCAACTTGAAACCACGATCGAGATTCCCCGTTTGTCGGTGGCGGAATACCATCGACCCTATGTGGCGGTCTGGATCGAAGATTCCGACCGTAAGGCGGTGGAGAATTTGTCAGTGCTCTATGATGTAAAAATGAGCAATGACGAGGGGGAAACCTGGCTCAAGGACCTGCGTCAATGGTGGCGTAAAAGCGGTCGCTCGCAGGATATGCCGATTGATGGGGTCAGTGGTCCAACACGTCCCCCCGGCATCCACCGCATCGTCTACCGGCAAGGCGAGAGCGGCTTCTTTAATCTGCCCGCAGGCAATTACGCCTTCGTGGTGGAGGCCTCACGCGAAGTGGGCGGCCGCGAAATGATCCGCATCCCCTTTGAGTGGGATGGCCAAAACTTGCCTGAGCTCAGTGCCCAAGGATCGCGTGAACTCGGCACTGTCACTTTTAAACTACAAACCAATCCAGAAAGTTAG
- a CDS encoding PepSY-associated TM helix domain-containing protein: MKAKKRRWKAQLTKQLYLWHWVSSAIALVGMLLFAFTGITLNHAGSIGSEPEVYAQDALLPNELQADLAAATDSLPYSVVLWIEEEFDLSVAHQSSEWSEYEIYVSLPRPGGDAWLLIDRESGEVMYERSTRGMIAYLNDLHKGRNTGFAWFVFLDVFSVATIIFCMTGFFLLLVHAKRRPSTWPLIISGFLLPFILIIFFVH, translated from the coding sequence ATGAAAGCTAAGAAACGTCGTTGGAAAGCACAGTTGACTAAACAGCTGTATCTTTGGCATTGGGTCAGTAGTGCGATCGCACTGGTGGGCATGCTGCTCTTTGCCTTTACCGGCATTACACTCAATCATGCCGGCAGCATCGGCTCGGAGCCGGAGGTGTATGCGCAGGATGCTCTATTGCCCAACGAATTGCAGGCAGACTTAGCGGCCGCCACAGATAGTTTGCCCTACAGCGTGGTGCTTTGGATTGAGGAGGAGTTTGACCTGTCGGTGGCCCATCAGTCCAGTGAATGGTCGGAGTATGAGATTTATGTGAGTCTGCCGCGCCCCGGCGGGGATGCTTGGTTGCTGATCGACCGCGAGAGTGGGGAGGTGATGTATGAGCGCAGCACGCGTGGGATGATTGCTTATTTAAATGACCTGCATAAGGGGCGAAATACCGGTTTTGCCTGGTTCGTCTTTCTCGATGTATTTTCCGTGGCGACGATCATTTTTTGTATGACAGGCTTCTTCCTCTTACTGGTGCATGCCAAACGACGCCCGAGCACCTGGCCGTTGATTATCTCGGGATTTCTGCTCCCGTTCATTCTCATCATCTTTTTTGTGCACTAA
- a CDS encoding autotransporter-associated beta strand repeat-containing protein, whose protein sequence is MKKTLPTPSLALGLSFGILSTLSLGTLHAVNYTWDNTGTDWNTASNWNVGSGFPDGGGDLAIFSDAASVQPNLSSSVLIARMTANSSAASGYVLTATGGATLTLGTLGTGTGSAINYTPTAGSFQIDADVIFGTSTAGATQTVNVNAANSAVYGNVILNGAVSTKETITIDKTGNGRLTLSNASNSWDGDIRVSGGTLAMSGAGVIGAGDLVMNGGTFDISAISGASFTHSASLTGAGTVEGGGNTLNVNGLSVDGTMSLSDVTLTLSGTTTFDFSDPSLALGTYDLVEGADGSVVFGGLLDLNFSGGTYTNGTLVQIFDLEEYSGDFSSVSVSGLSDGQSAVFDRITGNVSIIPEPQTFALLFGGAALLLTLCARRM, encoded by the coding sequence ATGAAAAAAACATTACCCACTCCATCTTTAGCACTTGGACTCTCATTTGGGATTCTTAGCACTCTTTCACTCGGCACGCTTCACGCTGTGAATTATACTTGGGATAACACTGGAACGGATTGGAACACAGCATCTAACTGGAATGTCGGTAGTGGCTTTCCTGATGGTGGGGGCGATTTGGCTATTTTTAGCGATGCAGCCAGTGTGCAACCAAATTTGAGTTCTTCAGTCCTAATCGCTCGAATGACCGCGAATAGCTCTGCTGCTTCTGGTTATGTATTGACTGCTACGGGTGGGGCGACGCTGACGCTTGGAACTCTCGGAACAGGAACTGGTAGTGCGATTAATTATACGCCAACCGCTGGGAGTTTTCAGATAGATGCGGATGTTATTTTTGGTACTTCAACGGCGGGGGCGACACAGACTGTGAATGTGAATGCGGCTAATTCTGCTGTTTATGGTAATGTGATTCTTAATGGTGCTGTTAGCACTAAGGAAACAATTACGATTGATAAGACTGGTAATGGCCGTCTGACGCTAAGTAATGCCTCTAACAGTTGGGATGGAGATATTCGAGTGAGCGGTGGCACATTGGCAATGAGTGGTGCAGGTGTCATTGGAGCTGGGGATCTTGTTATGAATGGTGGCACGTTTGATATTTCAGCGATCTCAGGTGCTAGCTTTACGCATAGTGCTTCTTTGACTGGAGCTGGTACCGTTGAAGGCGGCGGCAATACATTGAATGTCAATGGACTGAGCGTCGATGGGACGATGAGCTTAAGTGATGTGACTCTGACGCTTAGCGGTACAACAACTTTTGACTTCTCAGATCCTAGTTTGGCCTTGGGCACATATGATTTGGTTGAAGGCGCTGATGGTTCGGTGGTATTCGGTGGTTTGCTGGATCTTAACTTTTCTGGTGGTACTTATACGAATGGTACATTAGTTCAGATCTTTGATTTAGAGGAATATTCAGGTGACTTTTCTAGTGTGAGCGTATCGGGCTTATCAGATGGGCAATCGGCTGTTTTCGATCGCATTACGGGGAATGTTTCAATTATTCCAGAGCCTCAAACTTTCGCTTTGTTGTTTGGGGGAGCTGCATTACTGCTTACTTTGTGTGCTCGAAGAATGTAG
- a CDS encoding prepilin-type N-terminal cleavage/methylation domain-containing protein, translated as MHIITNLYPKNKQATRPNNIGFTLIELLASIAIIGVLMAILIPAIGRIKASAQNANCASNMRELGQGLLLFTQDNKGQLPLSIQPDPRKPDDDGTVSWQILMMRQLDVPFAQRGDKSIFICPSHRNTYPQDAYRTYALNLSGAEPTVDAPRLLSLTNPSQTALLVESRHESGGAGYVSLSRSINGGSGKHRLDYRHNGQMNIFMADGHIQSISEDDPKIDDYLLNIRN; from the coding sequence ATGCATATAATAACGAATTTATATCCAAAGAATAAACAAGCCACCCGTCCAAACAATATAGGTTTCACGCTCATCGAACTCTTGGCATCAATCGCAATTATAGGCGTTCTCATGGCAATCCTAATACCAGCGATCGGGCGTATTAAGGCCTCAGCCCAAAATGCCAACTGCGCGAGTAACATGCGAGAGCTGGGTCAAGGGCTGCTGCTATTTACCCAAGATAACAAGGGACAACTCCCCCTATCAATCCAACCGGATCCACGCAAACCGGACGACGATGGGACTGTCTCTTGGCAAATTCTAATGATGCGGCAATTAGATGTCCCCTTCGCACAAAGAGGCGACAAGAGTATTTTCATCTGCCCATCCCATCGGAACACGTATCCACAAGACGCCTACCGAACCTATGCGCTCAATCTTTCAGGGGCCGAACCCACCGTCGATGCGCCTAGGCTACTTAGCCTCACCAACCCATCCCAAACCGCTCTGCTAGTTGAAAGTAGACATGAATCTGGTGGTGCTGGCTATGTGTCGCTTAGCCGCAGCATCAATGGTGGGAGTGGCAAGCATCGCTTAGATTACCGGCACAACGGGCAAATGAACATATTTATGGCCGACGGTCACATTCAAAGCATCAGTGAGGACGACCCTAAAATCGACGACTATCTGCTCAACATTCGAAACTAA
- a CDS encoding Gfo/Idh/MocA family oxidoreductase yields MTRHKYAAVGTGGRIPMFIDPIADTYRQSCELVGLCDSSATRRRWHQQRLCKEYGIDPIPDYGIEDFDRMLAEGQPDTVIVCVPDSLHHEYIVRSLEFGADVICEKPLTTDADKFAVIEDAVRRTGKRVRTTFNYRWAPGATQVRKLIAEGAIGTVKHVDFEYMLNTAHGADYFRRWHSYKELSGGLFVHKCTHHFDLINWWIDAIPETVFAMGALAFYGKDNAVARGQEALTRYDRYTGVEASEGDPFRMNLEGDPTLKGLYLEAEKDSGYIRDENVFREGIDIEDSLSATIRYRSGVIASYSLNAYCPAEGFRVAITGDEGRLEYSETHAAHIITGDRDIKFEPTASRGASLKVHRLFEEPQVIPINMPEGGHGGADPLIQEQMFSENPAPESYGRNAGHQQGAASLLVGAAGNRSIATGQAIRITDLYPLSPESVQLSELI; encoded by the coding sequence ATGACTCGACACAAATATGCAGCAGTGGGAACGGGAGGCCGTATCCCTATGTTTATTGATCCGATTGCCGACACCTATCGCCAGAGTTGCGAATTGGTGGGTCTCTGCGATAGTAGCGCCACTCGACGCCGCTGGCACCAACAGCGTTTATGCAAAGAGTATGGAATCGATCCCATCCCCGATTACGGGATCGAAGACTTCGACCGCATGCTAGCTGAAGGCCAGCCCGACACAGTCATCGTTTGCGTGCCAGACAGCCTGCATCATGAGTATATCGTGCGCAGCCTAGAGTTTGGAGCGGACGTCATCTGCGAAAAGCCGCTGACCACCGATGCGGACAAATTTGCTGTGATTGAAGATGCGGTTCGTCGCACTGGAAAACGTGTGCGCACAACCTTCAATTATCGTTGGGCTCCTGGCGCCACCCAAGTTCGAAAACTCATCGCCGAGGGGGCGATCGGAACGGTCAAACACGTGGACTTCGAATACATGCTCAACACTGCGCATGGTGCCGATTACTTTCGCCGCTGGCACAGCTATAAAGAACTGTCGGGCGGGCTCTTCGTGCACAAATGCACGCACCATTTCGATTTGATCAACTGGTGGATCGATGCGATCCCAGAAACCGTCTTTGCTATGGGCGCCCTCGCATTTTATGGCAAAGACAATGCCGTGGCCCGCGGGCAGGAAGCACTGACACGCTACGATCGTTATACCGGCGTCGAAGCATCCGAAGGCGACCCGTTCCGAATGAATCTAGAGGGCGACCCGACTTTGAAAGGCCTTTACCTCGAAGCTGAAAAAGACAGTGGCTACATTCGCGACGAGAATGTCTTCCGCGAAGGCATCGACATTGAAGATTCGCTCAGCGCCACCATTCGCTATCGCAGCGGTGTCATTGCCAGCTATTCACTCAATGCTTATTGCCCCGCGGAAGGGTTTCGAGTTGCCATCACGGGGGACGAAGGGCGTCTCGAATACTCAGAAACCCACGCGGCACATATCATAACAGGCGATCGGGACATCAAGTTCGAGCCCACCGCCTCTCGGGGTGCCTCACTAAAGGTCCATCGTTTATTCGAAGAACCGCAAGTCATCCCGATCAATATGCCGGAAGGTGGCCATGGCGGAGCGGATCCGCTCATTCAGGAACAAATGTTCTCCGAAAACCCAGCACCCGAATCCTACGGACGCAATGCCGGCCATCAACAAGGTGCGGCCTCTCTATTAGTGGGCGCTGCCGGGAATCGATCCATCGCAACCGGGCAAGCAATCCGCATCACCGACCTATACCCACTTTCTCCAGAAAGTGTGCAATTGAGCGAACTCATTTAA